In Tepidimicrobium xylanilyticum, the following proteins share a genomic window:
- a CDS encoding ABC transporter permease, with protein sequence MVSSVLAVILGVLLAYSIVQSKSKKKIMENIYKLPITVPHIVAVLLVYNILSQSGIFPRILYSIGIIEEQTQFPSLIYDRYGIGIMITYLWKEIPFVAMVVYTVLNNISEKLSEVALNLGANKRQVFFYVILPLILPSVFSAFIIIFAFSFGAYEVPFLLGPTSPKALPIQAYVEYTNPNLVNRPYAMVINMILTFVSIVLVWLYSKAFERISKYNR encoded by the coding sequence ATGGTATCTTCTGTTCTAGCTGTTATTTTAGGTGTTCTGTTAGCCTATTCTATTGTCCAAAGTAAAAGTAAGAAGAAAATTATGGAGAACATATATAAACTCCCAATAACTGTACCCCACATTGTTGCTGTGTTGCTAGTATATAATATCCTGTCTCAAAGTGGGATATTTCCAAGAATCTTATATAGCATTGGAATAATTGAAGAACAAACCCAATTTCCATCACTAATATACGACAGGTATGGTATAGGAATAATGATAACATATCTATGGAAGGAAATACCCTTTGTAGCAATGGTAGTATATACTGTCCTTAACAATATCAGTGAAAAATTATCGGAAGTAGCTTTAAATTTAGGAGCAAATAAGAGGCAGGTATTCTTCTATGTAATACTTCCTCTTATTTTGCCGTCTGTATTTTCAGCATTTATAATAATATTTGCTTTTTCTTTTGGAGCATATGAGGTTCCATTTTTACTAGGTCCAACTAGTCCCAAGGCATTGCCAATTCAAGCCTATGTGGAATATACAAATCCAAATTTAGTTAATAGGCCTTATGCTATGGTTATAAATATGATATTGACTTTTGTGTCCATAGTTTTAGTTTGGCTTTATTCAAAGGCCTTTGAACGTATTTCTAAATATAACAGGTGA
- a CDS encoding ABC transporter permease, protein MRKNRGIIFKGIMYGVVFFLIAPLIVIVIWSFTKNWPWPNIFPDELGFRGWKYFFSPTSKSVNTLLYSILLSGTVTLVTLIITIPASKALALYEFKGKKTVEILILAPLIVSPVAIAMGVHQLFIKLRLANTFIGVVLVHLIPCIPYGVRILKNVFEITGERMEMQARVLGATYFQAFRYITLPIIAPGIVSAGSLIFTVSFSQYFLTFLIGGGRVITYPMIMIPFVQSGDRMLASVYSTIFILSSLVCLKLMDRVVSKYYKSENHFFVF, encoded by the coding sequence ATGAGAAAAAATAGAGGAATTATATTTAAAGGTATAATGTATGGGGTGGTCTTTTTTTTAATAGCTCCACTGATTGTTATTGTAATTTGGAGCTTTACAAAAAACTGGCCTTGGCCTAATATTTTTCCTGATGAGCTAGGTTTTAGGGGATGGAAGTACTTTTTTAGTCCTACTAGTAAATCCGTTAACACACTTCTATATAGCATTTTGCTATCAGGAACAGTTACCTTAGTAACTCTAATTATAACCATACCAGCTTCTAAGGCACTAGCCTTGTATGAGTTTAAAGGAAAGAAAACTGTAGAGATTTTAATACTAGCTCCTTTAATAGTCTCCCCTGTAGCAATAGCAATGGGGGTCCATCAGTTATTTATTAAATTGAGGCTGGCAAATACTTTTATTGGGGTTGTTCTCGTACATCTTATTCCGTGTATCCCCTATGGTGTTCGTATATTAAAAAATGTATTTGAAATAACAGGAGAAAGAATGGAGATGCAGGCAAGAGTATTAGGTGCCACTTATTTTCAGGCTTTTAGATATATTACATTGCCTATTATAGCTCCAGGCATAGTATCAGCAGGTAGTTTAATATTTACTGTATCCTTTAGCCAGTACTTTTTAACCTTCCTAATAGGTGGAGGCAGAGTTATAACCTATCCTATGATCATGATTCCATTTGTTCAAAGTGGCGATAGGATGTTGGCATCCGTATATAGTACAATTTTCATATTATCTTCTCTGGTTTGCCTAAAGTTGATGGATAGGGTTGTAAGTAAATATTACAAAAGTGAAAACCATTTTTTCGTATTTTAA